A genomic region of Rhodoflexus caldus contains the following coding sequences:
- a CDS encoding DUF4198 domain-containing protein, translated as MKRYTLKYWISFTFLFTIVITAIAHEYVFLAAKYRLKKGELLQLHLFVSDGFNIEMERQLQKNMTRRFEMLTHSGKEDLLSNSADNAFPVLNKQVDFEGTALVHMERDYAKITLANDKFSAYLKEDNIENIQISRAKPEQRERYSRYIKCLITSENISTADTIHKARVGHRLEFIFLENPYLLKVGDKFRVQVFFEGKPLANKVIKARNRIGNKPATQQTARTDGNGICRFSLNRKGEWFVHATHMIPCPEPTEADWESFWASYSFGLEEDE; from the coding sequence ATGAAGCGTTACACATTGAAATACTGGATATCATTCACATTCTTATTCACCATCGTTATTACTGCAATAGCCCATGAATATGTGTTTTTAGCAGCTAAATACCGATTGAAAAAAGGAGAACTTTTACAACTGCATTTGTTTGTTTCCGACGGTTTCAATATTGAAATGGAGCGTCAGTTGCAAAAGAATATGACACGTCGTTTTGAAATGCTTACGCATAGTGGTAAGGAGGACTTACTGTCTAATTCGGCTGACAATGCTTTTCCTGTATTGAATAAACAAGTAGATTTTGAGGGTACAGCACTTGTGCATATGGAGCGTGATTATGCTAAGATTACTCTTGCCAACGACAAGTTTTCAGCTTATCTGAAAGAGGATAACATAGAAAACATCCAAATTAGCCGTGCTAAACCTGAGCAGCGTGAACGTTATTCAAGGTATATTAAATGCCTGATAACAAGTGAAAATATCAGCACTGCTGATACCATTCACAAGGCACGTGTAGGGCATCGCTTAGAGTTTATCTTTTTAGAAAATCCGTACTTGCTCAAAGTAGGCGACAAATTCAGAGTTCAGGTATTTTTTGAAGGTAAACCATTGGCTAACAAAGTCATCAAAGCGCGCAATCGTATAGGCAATAAACCTGCAACTCAACAAACTGCACGTACCGATGGTAATGGTATCTGTCGTTTTTCGTTAAATCGGAAAGGCGAGTGGTTTGTTCATGCCACGCACATGATACCCTGTCCCGAACCTACGGAAGCAGACTGGGAAAGCTTTTGGGCATCTTACAGCTTTGGGTTAGAGGAAGACGAGTAA